One Ancylobacter novellus DSM 506 genomic window, CGGGCTATGGACGAACTGGACCAGCGTCCGGAAGGTGAGGGAAGGCGAGGTCACCTGTGACGTCTACGGCTTCCTCACCACCGAGCCGAACGCCGTGGTGGCACCGATCCACCCGAAGGCCATGCCGGTCATCCTCACCACCGCCGAGGAACGGGAGGTGTGGCTGCGCGCGCCGTGGAGCGAGGCCTGCGCGCTGCAGCGGCCATTGCCCGACGACGCTCTGACGATCGTCGCACGCGGCGCGAAGGAAGATCCCGCGGCGGAACCGGCGGGGCTGCTGCTGTAGCGACGACCACCCGCCGCTGCCACCCTTCTTGTTCTCTGTCTGTTCTCGTGAAATTATCGTCGCCCTCAGATGAGGAGTGACCACCATGAGGAGCGAGCACCGCCCGCCGAACTGGAAGCTATTGCCGTTCGGATCTGCCGATGCGGCAGACCGGGAGGGCCTTCATGCGCCGTGCCGGCGGCAACCCCTTCGCCGCTCGCCGCGGGCGTGATCATCGTCAAGATGCCATCCCATGGGATCGAGGCTTTCAGACTATCCCTATGTAACCGTCCGCGTGCATTGCCCGCGCTGCGAACGGTATGGCGCGTATAAACTCGCACGCCTTGCCGCCTGCTATGGCCCGGAGATCGAACTCGCCGAGCTCGTCAGGAAGCTCTCTTCGGATTGCCACCATCGCCGGGAAAACCATCCCTATCGGCAAGGCTGCCAGGCGCGCCTGCTGGACTGGCCGCGGAACCGACCGCCAGATGAGCCCTTGGCGACCTTCGCGGTCGTGAAAGGCGGCAAGTCATGATCCACGATATGGACGTCGGGGCGATGCGAAACCCGCGCCTGCGAGCGGAATGTCAGGCTGCTCCGACACCCTAACAGTGCGTGCTCCGCCGCGGCAGGGCTAGACCTCCGGCCCCGGGAGGTTGAGTAGCGTTGGTGCTACCTCAACCCTGTTTCGGCCGTTCGCCTTGGCCTGGTAAAGGGCTCGATCCGCCCGCGCGATCAGGTCCGCCGTGACCTCTCCGGGCGCAAATTGCGCAACCCCGAAGCTGCACGTCACCTCTCCGACCTCGTCGATGCGGTGGTTCGCGATCGCTTGGCGGAGCTTCTCGGCGACGTGACGGGCCTCCTCCGCGTTGGCGTCGGGAAGCACAACGAGGAACTCCTCTCCGCCCCAGCGCACCAGATGATCGGTGGCGCGCAGCGACCCCGCCGCCACCCGGGAAAGAGCGACGAGTACCTTGTCCCCGGTCGCGTGGCCGAAGCTGTCGTTGATCCGCTTGAAGCGGTCGATGTCGAACATCGCGACGGAGAGTGCGTTCCCGGTGCGATCGGTCCGCGCCATCTCCCGCGGCAGGACGTCCTTGAGGCGCAGCCTGTTGTACAGCCCCGTCAGGGGATCCGTGACGGCCTTGATGCTCATGTCGTGCGCGAGGCCTTGAAGCTTCGACTGGGTCTCCCTTTGGGCACGCCTCGTGCATCCATCGCTCCTTTCCCAGCAGGTACATCAGCGCGACGATCGCAGTCAGCAGGGTGATGACGATGCCGACGAAGCGCGTCGCGAAGATTTGCCGCGTGGGCTTGAGAATGATGAGGGACCAATCGGTCCCCGCGATGAACCGCCTGCGGACATAGTCCCGCGATCCCTCGAAGTTCACCCAGGCGGCGTCCTCCATCTCGGCGCTGCCTATCGGCTTGAGGTCGAGTGCGGCAAGGCTCGCCCGTTCGGCCAGCGTCGCCGGGTTGAGCGGCCAAAGGGTGCGGTTCACGGCCTCGGAGACGTTCGACATCATCACGACGCCATGCGGGTCGACGAAGAAGTAGGGCCTGTTCAAACCCGCCAGGTCACCCGCGAACCCCTCGATGGAGACCACGAGCGCTACGGCGCCGACGGCGCGGCCCTCTCCGCCGAGGACCGGTTGCCGCGTGAAATGGACGATCATGTTCGTGGCGGCATCGAAGAGAAAACCGGCGGAAGGTTCGACAGCCCTGTCATCGTGTGCTGCGCCCACGAATTCGCTTGCGGGTCGGTGCGCAAGGGGACCCGCCGATGCCACGGTGGCGCCGCCTTCGTTCAGGAGATATCCCGCCTGCGCACGGCCAACCTCGACATATACTGCCAGTATCTCATTGGCCTGGGCGAGCAGCTGTCCCTCGGCTTGCTCCGGTGCCTCCCTGATGATCGGGCTTGCCGCGAGAACCTTGACCAGGGCGCCGGCGACATCGATCTCCCCGGCGAGACGGCTCGCGAGCAGATCGATGTCGATGGCGGCTTCGATCTCCACGTTCCGGCGATAGACGACGCCGAGCCGCTCGGTCAGCAGCCATCCCAGCAGCAGGATCGCGAACATGATGCCGGAAGCCCATAGGAACTGCCTGCGCAGGTAGGCCGTGAAGCTCTCCGACGAGACTTCGGAGGCGAGGTGCTGACCCCACAGCGCCCAGACCGATAGTGCGATCCAGCAGGCAAGCAGGCCGCGAATGAGCTGGATCGGAGTTCCAGTAAGGTCCGCGAAGGCTTGGTAGTTCACGACGCTCGCGGGCCAGAAGGGGGCCTCGGGCACGATCACGCCGGTGGCGAGGCCATAAAGCGTGAAGGCGAGCGCCGCCGCCCGGGCATGGAACCCGCCGGTCCCGGAGAGGCGCTCAGTGAGGCGAACCAGCGCCCAGCTGGCCGCAAGCGATCCGAACAGGCCCAGCGTGTAACGGGAGGCGACGCCAGCCTCCGTCAGTCCGGCCAGGTAGCCCGTGACGACGACCAGTCCGATGACGGGAAGATAGACCCAGCGCCTCGGAGCCAAGCCTCCCAACTGGAGCCTGCCGAACTCGGCCAGGAAGACGAAGGAGGCCGTCATCACGCCGATCCGAACGGCGGCATAGGTCGGCCTGTCGCCGAGGATGAGCGCGCCGAGATCGAGCCATTCGCCAACGCCGTGGATCAGTCCGAAGGCTGCCAGCATCGTCCACGGGAGCTCGTCCGGGCGGCGCCGGGAAATCGCCCAGGACGTGGCCCCCAACAATAGGAAGGCCAATCCGTAGAAGAAGAAGATGAAATCGAGCTGGTCGTTCAGAAAGGCGGCCATGGCTGTCTTGGTCGTCCTAATCGGCAGGAGCGGGCAGGGGTCGGCCTCCGGCCAGGAGGCGGGCCAACCGATCGGCCGGCATCGGGCGCGCGAAATGGAAGCCTTGGGCAAAGCGACAGCCCTTTTCGACGAGCAGCCGCGCCATCCACTCCTCCTCGACGCCCTCGGCCACGACATCGATGCCGAGTCCGGATGCCAGGCCGATCATGGCGTCCACGATCCGGCCGTCGAGCTCGCCTCGCATCCCCTGCACGAAGGATCGGTCGATCTTCAGCCGGTCGAAGGCCAGTGTCCTAAGCTGGGAGAAGCTCGAATAGCCCATGCCGAAATCGTCGATGACCAGAGAGGCGCCCAATTCTCGAAGCGTGTTTAGGGCGTTCATGGCCGCGCCCTCATAGTTGAGCAGGGCGTCCTCGGTCACCTCGACCTCGAGCCGATGGGGATCGAAGTCCTCTTCCTGCAGCAGGCTCAGGAGACGCGGCGGGAGCGTTCCCTCGTTGAGCTGGGACGCGGAGAAGTTGACGCCCAGGTGGATGTCCCGGGGCCAGTCACGGGCGGACCGGAAGGCCTGGCGCATGAGCGAGAGCGTCAACTCGTTCATCAAGCCAAGCCGCTCGACCACGGGTATGAATTCCCCGGGGCCGACGATCTCCCCGCCCTCCCGGGGCCAGCGCGCAAGCATCTCGACGCCGAAGATAACGCCCGTTGCCGTCTCCACGACCGGCTGAAACCAGGGGACCATCGCTTCCCCCGCCACGGCCGCCTTGACGTCGGCCTCCATGGCGGCTTCGAGCCGAAGCTCCCGGTCCATCCTCGCTTCGAAGAGTATCGTGCGTGCGCCCTCCGCGCCGCGGCTCAGCGCGAGCTCGGCGAGCCGGACAAGCTCGCTGGCGGAGCGTGCGTCCGCAGGGTGGGTGGATATGCCGATGCGGGTTCGCAGTTCCAAGGTTGCGGGACCGACGACGATCGGCCGATCGAGAGCCTCCAACAGCCTCCCGGCGAGGCGCTTCGCCCCCGCCGTGGATCTGCTCGACCCCACCGTGAAAACGCCGAACAGACCCCCTTCCAGGCGCGCCGTGACTTCCTGCGGCGCTTCCGCCTTCAGACGTCTCGCGATCTCCCGCACCATCTCGTCCCTGACCGCGGCGCCGTGCAGCTCCGCGACCGATCTCAGGCCGTCCACGGCCATGACCAGCAGGTATGTCGACGCGTTCTGACCGCCCCGAGCAAGGGCGGAGCCGAGCAGCGAAGTGAACGTGGCTCTGTTCGGCAGGCCGGTGACCAGGTCATGACCGGCGACATGCTCGCGTTCGAGTTCGGCCTTCTCCCGCGCCTTTTCGGACAGCGAAAGGGAAAGGAGGCTGTCGCGGAAGGCCACGCAGGCGCGGGCGAGATCGCCGATCTCGTCCCTGCGATCCTGGAAGCCGATGCGAACATCCCGATCGCCCCGCGAGAGACCTTCCAGCGCACGGCCCAGCTCATCAAGGGGGCCGATAATGTGCCTGTTGAAGCGCCGACCTGCCTCGAGCGCCACTGCCAGAAACGCGAGAACGCTCAAAACAAGCAGCAGTCCCGCGAAGTCGACGGCTTCATCGACGTGGTTCGCATGAACATAAGCCTGCTCGTGGAGGAAGGCCGAGAGCTCGGTGAGGGCTTTGTCGGCTGCCGCGTAAAGCGCGGTTGCCTCGCCTCCGCCTCCCTGCGGAGAACCGGTGCTCGCCGTGGCCGCGCTCGCCGACGCGACGAAGGCGCGGACCGCGGTCTCCACCCGGACGCGAGCGGCGGGAACGACCGTCGCCGGAGGCACGGCCTCCAACTCCCGGAGCAGCCCCTCGATCGTCTCGGCCCGCTTTGCTTCAGCATCCTCGATCGACGCCCCAGCGTGCTCGGTTCTTGCCGAAACGGCCCGATCCATATCAAGGGCGCGGACCTGATCGCCGATGCCCGAGACGATGCGGATGGCAGGTATCCAGTTATATTCGACGTCTTCCGCTTCCGTGTCGATTTCGTAAAGCACTGCTCCCGCGAGGGAAGACAACAGCACGACGGCCAACAGGAACAGCAGTACCGCCCTGCGCACCCGCCTCTGCATCGTCATTGAGACACCTTCCCCGCGTCGGCACTCACTCTCGCCATCATCACCTAACGGTGGGGAAGTGGCCATCCCATCGGTGACACCACGGATGCCATCGGTTGCGAGCGACGCGCCAGGGCCAGATTTAGCCCGCAGGGCGCGCGGCCAAAGTGGTCGCCGCGCTGCTTGATTGCTATCCCCGAGGCAACTCCGCGACATACACCGGATAAGAGGCCTGGGCTTCGGCCGATCGTTGGACATCCAGCTCGATGATGGACAGCGGACGTTCCGGGGACGTGGTCGCGATCAGGCACCCGCCGGGAGCAAAGGCAAATCCTTGCCCGCCGAAGGTCGGGCCGTTTGCGCTCGCCCGTCCCGCCCGGTTCGAGCTGACTACGAAGGCACCGCTCGCGAGAGCGGCCATCGCCCCAGCGATCTGCCACGATCGTTGGTCCGTGCCCGTTGCGCGCGGCACCGCAATCAGGCTCGCTCCGGCGCGGCCATATGCGCGGGCATGTTCGTTGAACATCAGTTCGGTGCACAGCAGCACCCCGGCCGTAAGTCCGCCCATGGTGGCAGTCTCGAAGCCCGAGGAATCCCCTCCATACCACTCGGTCTCGTGCCAACCGGCCTCGGCGGGGAAATACTGCTTCCTGTGAACGGCACGTACCCGGCCTTGCTCGATGACGATGGCTTCGTTGGCGAGGCGATCCCCTTCCCAGACGGGACGCGAGGACACGATGGTCGCAATGCCGAGCCCGAGCAGCGCCTCCGCGCCGCGCTGATGAACCTCGACGCTCACCGCGGCAGCGGCGGCATCGAAGATCGGCGCGGATGCGATCCACTCGCCGAAGGGCAGTTCGTTGGTCACCAGCACGTCGGGCCGCGCCTCGTCCAAATCGCTGGCGATCCGGTCCCACGCCGCGCCCTCTGGAAGCAGCCCGTCCGGCCATTCCACAAACCCGATACGCGTCATTCCTGAGTTCCCATTGCCGATTGATGAGGCAGCGGCCGGGCAGCCGAGCGACCCGTCGTCACGCGAAGGACGTGGCGTGCGCCAGGTCCTTCCAGGCCTCGTACTCGGCCCGGCGCGCATCCAGTGCGGAAGTGATCCCGGCCCAGGCGTCCGCGCCCACAATGAGGCGGCGCGGCATCTCGCCGGTCTCCGCCAGCCGGACGAGGATGTCGGCGATGCGATCAGGATCGCTGGGAGCCAGCGTGCCATCCCTGTCGTTCTCGAGAAGGTCGATGATCGCGTGGGCGGTTTCGCGATAGGCGTCGATTGGCGGGCTGCGCAGGTTGCGTTCGACGATGCCCGTGCGGATGCCTCCGGGCTCGACGGCCAACACCTTGATGCCGAGCGGTGCGACCTCCTGCGCCAGGGCCTCGGTGAGCCCTTCGACGGCGAACTTGGTGGCGCTGTAATAGCCGAGCGAGGGCATGGCGACGACGCCGTTGAAGGACGACACGTTGATGATCGTGCCCGCTCCCCGACGGCGCATGCCCGGAAGGGCGGCACGGATGGTGTGCGCCAGGCCGAACACGTTCGTTTCGAAGAGAGTACGGATCTTGGTATCCTCGCCTTCCTCGACGGCGGCGAGATAACCCAGCGCCGCGTTGTTCACGAGCACGTCGATGCCGTTCCAGCTCTCGGCGGCGGCGACGGCCGCCTCGATCTGATCCGGCACGGTCAGATCCATGGAGAGGGCGAGTACTCGCTCGCCTCCGGCCTCGGCCAGTCTTGAGAGACGTGCGCTGTCTCTTGCGGTGGCGGCCACGCGGTGGCCCGCGCGCAGCGCCGCCTTCGCGATGGCGGCGCCGAGACCGCTGGAGGCGCCGGTGATGAACCAGGTTTGACGGGACATGACATTCTTCCTTGTGCGCGACTGCGCGGAGTGATCCGGTCTCGTTCTCCGACAGCGCTTTGATGTTCGTGGAGGCGGCGGCGGGCGGTGAGCATGTTCACTCGACGATCATCGACTTGGGTTCGAGGAACGACTCCAGCCCGAAAAGCCCGAATTCGCGGCCGAGGCCCGATTGCTTGACACCCCCGAATGGGGCCAGGAGATCAGGTCGGATCGTATTCACCAAGATACTTCCGGCGTGTAGCCGGTCGGCGAGACGCAGGGCTCGTTCGCGCTCGCGGGAGAAAACATAAGCTTGAAGGCCGTAGGGATAGTCGTTCGCCAGGTTCGCCGCTTCCGCATCCGTTTCATATGAGATGAGCACCAGGACCGGGCCGAAGATCTCTTCGCGCGCGATATCCATTTCGTTGTGCACGTCGGCAAAAACGGTCATCGCGTCCATGAACGATGACCGCCGCACCTTCGGCGGCAAGCATCTTTGCGATTGCCTCCCCAAGGCCGCCGGTCGAGCCGGTCACCAGAGCCCGCTTCCCGTGAAGTTGCAGATCCATGTCTCTCTTCCTGTTAGCCCGGCCTTTAGGGGGACGACGGGCTTGGATGTCCTCATGAGAGCGTCACGTTTAAGACGACCCGGCCGAGCGTCTCGCCCGCCTCCAGGGCATCATGCGCGGCCCCCACGCCTTCGAACGGAACGACCCGGTCGACGCGAGGCCGAAGCTCGCCGCGATCGACCATTTCCGCCACGCGCGTGAGGATTTCCGCCGCGCGCAGGCGCCGCGCGTGATCGCGAGCGATCTGCGGCTGGCCGATGTTCACGAAACGGATGTCGAGATTGTTCCACTCTGCGGCGGCGTTGGTCCCCGACGGCCATGCCGAGACGACGGTGTTCACCAGCGTCCCGAAGGGCGCCACATGATCGAAGCTGCGCGCGAAGTTCTCGTGACCGACGAAGTCGAAGACGGTGTCGGCGCCTTCCTTGCCGGTCCAGCCACGGAGGGCGGCGAGCACATCCTCAGTGCGATAATTGATGGCGAGTTCGGCCCCGAGCGAGCGGACGAACTCCGCCTTGGCCTCGCTCGAGACCGTCGCCGCGATACGCGCGCCCAACTTGCGCAGATACTGGATGGCGATGTGCCCGAGGCCGCCGGCGCCGCCATGGACCAGGACGAAGTCACCCGGTCGGACGCTGGCCTTGTCGAACACGGCTTCCCACGCGGTCAGCGCGACGGTCGGCAGCGCGGCGGCGTCGACGAAGCCGAGGCTCGCGGGCATGCGAGCCGCGTAATGGCCGTTCAGCACCTTGTAGTCGGCATAGCTGCCGAAATTACCCGCATAACCGCCGTCGACATACCAGACCTTGTCGCCCGGCTTGAGGTGCGTGATGCCCGCGCCGACCGCCTCGACCACGCCGGTGCCGTCGATCCCGAGGATCGTGAAGGCGCCGCTCGGCCCGTCGCCATAGACCGCGCCGTTCTTGCGGTTCTGCCAATCGGCGGGATTGATGCCCGCCGCCTTCACGCGAACGAGGATGTCGGTATCGGCCGTGAAGCTCGGGCGCGCGATCTCGCGCAGCTCGAGCACTTCCGGCCCTCCGGCGCGCGCCATGACGAGCGCCCGCATCGTCGTGGCGGGAAGAGGGGTTGCCGTCATCGCCGCCTCCTACTTCTCGGTGAATTCGAGGATGGTGCGGCGAAGCTCGAGACGCGCGATGCGCCAACCGTCGGGGCCGCGGCGCCAGAGCTCATGGTAGTGGCCGTAGCCATGCATGCGCCCCGGTCCCACCGAACCCGGGCGGAAGATGATCATGTCCTCCATCGACCAGATCGCGGAAATCTCGTCCTCGGAAACCCGATCGATCTCGTCGTTGTGCATCTGATGGATGGACTGTCCGCCTTCCAGCCCGACCCGCGCGGCTTCCACGAAGCTGTCGCGGTCGTCATGGGAGACGATGATGTTTCCCGCCGGGTCGAACATGCGCACCCGCACGTTCGGCTCGAAGAGCGCGGCGAACCCATCCCAATCCTTGGTGTCGAGGAAGCGGGCGTAGCGTGCCTTGGCGCGCCGAACCTGCTCGATGTCGTCTCTGGTCGCATCCATTGCTGGTCTCCTTCTGCGACACATATTGCTCCGATGCAGTGGAACGAATAGATATCGATGCGCCAGAGTTATTGCTCTATCGTCCAGAACAGGTGCCGGACATGGACCCGTTGACGGAAATCTTCACGCAGATGCGCATCCGCAAGGCGAGCTTCACCCGGCTCGACGCGACGGCGCCCTGGGGCTTCGTGTCCAAGGGCGAGCAGGCCGTGAAGTTCGTGCTGGTGGTGCGAGGCTCGGGAATCCTCACGGCGGGGAGGAATTTCGATCCCATTCCGCTGCGCAGCGGCGACGTCTTCATCATGCTCGACGACGTGCCCTATCGCCTGTTCGATCATGATGGCTCGCAGATGATCGACTGCGTCGACGTCGAGAAGCTGCGCGTCGGTCACCGCATCGAGCTCGGCGGGGGTGGTGCGCTCACCACCTTCGTCAGCGGCGCCTTCGAGATCGATGCGCTCGACGCGCAGCCGCTCCTCGATGTCCTGCCGAAGCTGCTTCACCTGAAGCTGGACCAGAACCGATCG contains:
- a CDS encoding quinone oxidoreductase family protein — its product is MRALVMARAGGPEVLELREIARPSFTADTDILVRVKAAGINPADWQNRKNGAVYGDGPSGAFTILGIDGTGVVEAVGAGITHLKPGDKVWYVDGGYAGNFGSYADYKVLNGHYAARMPASLGFVDAAALPTVALTAWEAVFDKASVRPGDFVLVHGGAGGLGHIAIQYLRKLGARIAATVSSEAKAEFVRSLGAELAINYRTEDVLAALRGWTGKEGADTVFDFVGHENFARSFDHVAPFGTLVNTVVSAWPSGTNAAAEWNNLDIRFVNIGQPQIARDHARRLRAAEILTRVAEMVDRGELRPRVDRVVPFEGVGAAHDALEAGETLGRVVLNVTLS
- a CDS encoding carbon-nitrogen hydrolase family protein; its protein translation is MTRIGFVEWPDGLLPEGAAWDRIASDLDEARPDVLVTNELPFGEWIASAPIFDAAAAAVSVEVHQRGAEALLGLGIATIVSSRPVWEGDRLANEAIVIEQGRVRAVHRKQYFPAEAGWHETEWYGGDSSGFETATMGGLTAGVLLCTELMFNEHARAYGRAGASLIAVPRATGTDQRSWQIAGAMAALASGAFVVSSNRAGRASANGPTFGGQGFAFAPGGCLIATTSPERPLSIIELDVQRSAEAQASYPVYVAELPRG
- a CDS encoding aldehyde dehydrogenase family protein — translated: MDAMTVFADVHNEMDIAREEIFGPVLVLISYETDAEAANLANDYPYGLQAYVFSRERERALRLADRLHAGSILVNTIRPDLLAPFGGVKQSGLGREFGLFGLESFLEPKSMIVE
- a CDS encoding SDR family NAD(P)-dependent oxidoreductase, with the translated sequence MSRQTWFITGASSGLGAAIAKAALRAGHRVAATARDSARLSRLAEAGGERVLALSMDLTVPDQIEAAVAAAESWNGIDVLVNNAALGYLAAVEEGEDTKIRTLFETNVFGLAHTIRAALPGMRRRGAGTIINVSSFNGVVAMPSLGYYSATKFAVEGLTEALAQEVAPLGIKVLAVEPGGIRTGIVERNLRSPPIDAYRETAHAIIDLLENDRDGTLAPSDPDRIADILVRLAETGEMPRRLIVGADAWAGITSALDARRAEYEAWKDLAHATSFA
- a CDS encoding putative bifunctional diguanylate cyclase/phosphodiesterase; this translates as MTMQRRVRRAVLLFLLAVVLLSSLAGAVLYEIDTEAEDVEYNWIPAIRIVSGIGDQVRALDMDRAVSARTEHAGASIEDAEAKRAETIEGLLRELEAVPPATVVPAARVRVETAVRAFVASASAATASTGSPQGGGGEATALYAAADKALTELSAFLHEQAYVHANHVDEAVDFAGLLLVLSVLAFLAVALEAGRRFNRHIIGPLDELGRALEGLSRGDRDVRIGFQDRRDEIGDLARACVAFRDSLLSLSLSEKAREKAELEREHVAGHDLVTGLPNRATFTSLLGSALARGGQNASTYLLVMAVDGLRSVAELHGAAVRDEMVREIARRLKAEAPQEVTARLEGGLFGVFTVGSSRSTAGAKRLAGRLLEALDRPIVVGPATLELRTRIGISTHPADARSASELVRLAELALSRGAEGARTILFEARMDRELRLEAAMEADVKAAVAGEAMVPWFQPVVETATGVIFGVEMLARWPREGGEIVGPGEFIPVVERLGLMNELTLSLMRQAFRSARDWPRDIHLGVNFSASQLNEGTLPPRLLSLLQEEDFDPHRLEVEVTEDALLNYEGAAMNALNTLRELGASLVIDDFGMGYSSFSQLRTLAFDRLKIDRSFVQGMRGELDGRIVDAMIGLASGLGIDVVAEGVEEEWMARLLVEKGCRFAQGFHFARPMPADRLARLLAGGRPLPAPAD
- a CDS encoding SDR family NAD(P)-dependent oxidoreductase — translated: MDLQLHGKRALVTGSTGGLGEAIAKMLAAEGAAVIVHGRDDRFCRRAQRNGYRARRDLRPGPGAHLI
- a CDS encoding GGDEF domain-containing protein, translating into MSIKAVTDPLTGLYNRLRLKDVLPREMARTDRTGNALSVAMFDIDRFKRINDSFGHATGDKVLVALSRVAAGSLRATDHLVRWGGEEFLVVLPDANAEEARHVAEKLRQAIANHRIDEVGEVTCSFGVAQFAPGEVTADLIARADRALYQAKANGRNRVEVAPTLLNLPGPEV
- a CDS encoding nuclear transport factor 2 family protein, translated to MDATRDDIEQVRRAKARYARFLDTKDWDGFAALFEPNVRVRMFDPAGNIIVSHDDRDSFVEAARVGLEGGQSIHQMHNDEIDRVSEDEISAIWSMEDMIIFRPGSVGPGRMHGYGHYHELWRRGPDGWRIARLELRRTILEFTEK